The Fibrobacter sp. UWB5 DNA segment TTCTGTACTTGCTCAAAATCTTGACGCGGGTCTCGTGACCCACACCTGGCATCTTGAGCCATTCGACTTCCAAGTCCTTTTTGCGCTTGCTGCGTTGGTAGGTGATGGCGAATCGGTGCGCCTCGTCGCGGGCATTCTGCAAAAGCTTTAGTGCAGGGCTGGTGCGGTGCAGCACGATGCTCTTGCGGTCGTCGGGGAACACGATTTCTTCGAGACGCTTGGCGAGGCCGATGAGCGGTAAATCTTGGTCGTGGCCGAGCTCCTTCAGAATCTGCATGGTGGCGTCTACCTGGCCTTTACCGCCGTCGCATACCCACAAGTCGGGCATGGGTACGCCCTCGTTTTCGAGCCTGCGAATACGGCGGGTCATCACTTCGCGCATGCTGGCGAAGTCGTCGACTCCTTCCACTGTCTTGATGATAAACTTGCGGTAGTTGGCTTTGTCGGGGCGCCCGTTCTTGAAGGCCACAAGGCTAGCTACGGTGTTCGTGCCCGAAAGGTGAGAAATATCCACGCACTCGATGCGGAACGGCGTCTTTTTGAGTCCGAGAACTTTTTGCAGTTCGAATACGCTCTGGTCGATTTCGCTGTACTTTTGCACTTCGGCGCGCATTTCCACGAGAATCATGTCGGCATTGGCGCCAGCTAGTTTCAAGAATCCGAGCTTTTCGCCGCGCTGGGGGCTTGAAAAACGCACCTTTCTTCCGGCTTTTTCCGAAAGTGCCTGTTCCAGAATCTCGCGGTCTTCCGGGAGCACGATGTCGGTTGCGATTTCGGCAGGAATCAGGGGCGCCTCCATATACCAAGGAAGCACCATCTGCCTGAATATTTCGGTCTCGTCGTCTTCGAGTTTGCATTCCAGCCGGTAATGCCTGCGCCCCATGAGCACGCCCTTGCGGTATTCCAAAATCACGGCCGCGGCCATGTCGCCATTACGGCGGAGCGTTACCACGTCCAGTGACAAGTTCGGGTCGCTGGTATCGGTCTTCTGGTGCGTGCCGGAAGCCTGCAATGCCTGGATTGCATCGCGCTTTTTCATGGCGGTTTCAAAATCCAGGTTGGCACTCGCTTCTTCCATCTCGCGCTGCCATTTGTCAATCAAGTCGTCGCGTTTGCCTTCGAGCATCAGGCGCGTACTTTCTACATCCTTGGCGTACTCTTCTTGCGTAATGAGCCCGGCACAGGGGGCGCTGCAACGCCCGATATGGTAGTTGAGGCAGGGGCGCACGGGGTGCTTGGCCGGCAGTTCCATGGAACATTCGCGAATTTTGAACAGCCTTGCCGATATGTCGATGAGCTTGTCGATGTATCGCGAACCCATGTACGGGCCGTAATACTGGCGACCGTCCTTCTTGACCGAGCGCGAAAGCGATAGCCTCGGGAACGGTTCCTTGACCGAGAACGCCAGGTACGGAAAGTGCTTGTCGTCCTTCAGGAGCACGTTGTACTTGGGCGTGTGCTTTCGGATCAGGTTTGCTTCTAGAATCAGCGCCTCTTCTTCGCTTTCGGTAATAATCCACTCGATGTCGCGAATGTGGGGGAGCATCAGCGTGGCCGCACGGTGGCCGTTGTGCTCGGAGCCGTCGAAGTAACTGCGGACGCGGTTCTTTAGAACTTTAGCCTTTCCGATGTAAATGATTTTCCCTTGGGCGTTCTTCATGATGTAAACGCCCGGCCGGTCCGGCAATTCCGTCAGTCGCCGCTGTATATGTTCATTTACAGAAATCATTTGTTTTTTGTGAAAAAATTTAGTTATCTTAATAATGTTAAAGTTCTAAAACTCATTAGACGGAGCAAAAATGAATTTAGAAAAAATGAGTGTTTTATCTCAAAAAATCGAGGGTGTGCTGGGCACGGTCCGTACCCTCAAAGAAGAAAATGCAAAAATCAAACGCGAATTGTCGCAGGCTGTGGCCATGGCGCAGGACAAGACCCTGTTGCTTGAATCGGCCAAGCACGACCTGGCAGACTGCAAGGCCGCCCTTGACGCCCGCGCCAACCAGGCAAACGCGCAGCAGGAAATGCTGAATCAGAAAGATGCCGAAATCGCAAAGTTTGTCGACCGTGTCACGGTCTTTGGACAGCAGCTTGTCGAAAAGGACGGCTGTATTGAAAGCCTGAACGACAAGATCCGCGAACTGACCGAAAAGTCCGACTTGCTGACCGGCCAGGTGAACGAAAAGGCGGAACTCCTGGGCGCCCTCAATACCCAGGTGGCCGAAAAGGATGCGACTATCGCAAGCCTCATGGAACAGCTTTCCGAAAAGAACGCCCTTGTAGACAGCCTGAACGAACAGCTGCAGGCCCAGAACGAAGAAATTGCCGAAGCCCAGGAAAAGTTCAACCAGTTGGTGGCAACCATCGAAAACGAACTGGGTACAGACATTGCTATCGACCAGGATGAATCTGCCGAACAGCCCGCAGAAGAATCTGTCGAAGAAACTGCAGAAGAAGCCCCGGAAGAACCTGCTGAAGAATCCGCAGAACAGGCCGACGCTGCAGATGATCTGGTGCTTGAAGAAGTGCCTACCGAAGAATCTGCGGAAGAAGAAGTGGCTCAGGAACCCGAAGACGATGTTCCGACTATCGAAGTTCATGGGGCCGACGAGAACGACAACGATCTGTTCGCGAGCAAGCAGGAGGGCTCGCAGACAAATTTTTTCGGATAAGGATGCTGATGGACGATGATCCATTCGGCGTAGGGATTAAATAATGGCTAGCATCGAACCTTTGAAATCGGTAACTATTACCGTTGCCCAGGAATCCATTCAGATTCGCACCGACTTGCCCGATGCGGAATTGAATGACATCGTGGAAAATATCAACCAGCGTTTTGAACGCTCGGCAAAGTTCCAGATGGACAACCGTAAGCGCATGGCATTGCTTACCGTGGAGCTTATGTCCGAAATCATGGAACTCCGCAAGCAACTGGGTCGCGCTAAAAACTATTATGACCAGATGGAAAAGGAAGTCCAGAACCTGACGCTCCTCTTGGACGAAGGCGTGGACAATATCGAACAGCTTTAACAAGTCTTACAAATTAAAAGAAAACCCGAGCGCTCGCCCGGGTTTTTCGTTTGTTAAAGGTTTAGGTTTATTCGACGTCGGCGCCTTCGACGCAGCGCACGTTGTAGGCACGGGGACCTTCGCTGGACTGGAATGCCTTTTCGACATCTTCGCCGGAATAGGCCTTGATTCTCCAAGAGGTGTTGCTACCGTTTTGGATAATCCAGATGTAGCCTTGTCCGTCGTTCAGGCCGAATTCCGAGACCTTGCCCTCTTCGTCGAGCTTGAATCTTCCGCCAATGACCCACCAGCTATCGGGCTGGGCTGCGGCTGCGGCGGTGACTTCGTCTGCGGTCGGGAGACGCCAGCCCATGGGGCAGACTCTCTGTGCAACGCCGTAAGTGTAGTACACGCTCTTGTTCTTGGCGCATACGTCGTTGCCTTCCTTGTCTTCGCAGAAACTTCCGTTTTCGGTCTTGTACCTCAGGTTTTCAGCCATCCAGCGGACGCCAGCGACCGTTTCCAGTTTATAGGATTGGTTGTCGCGCATATCCGTCATGGTGTTGCCGCTGATGGTCGGCGGAACCTTTGCTTCTTCGGACATGCCGATGTCGATGCTGAGAGCAGACGACGAGGACTGGAGATCCGGGTTGGAAGTCATTCCGGCATACTTGGTTTCGCACTCCTGGCTCCAGCAGAAAACGCCACTGCTGTAGTTCGGGGTTTCGATCTTGCTCAAGTCAATGTCTTGCTTGACGATGGAATCACGGGTAATTGTTACCGTGCCGGGTTTTCCATCGCTGGACGACGGCGTCGGGTCCGAATTGCCATTAATAGAGGAAGAGCTTGTTGCAGGAGCTTCCGTTAATGATGAAGAAGATGACGCGACCGGAGATTCTTTTGCAGAAGAAATAGCAGGCTCTTCAGCAATAGGTCCGTTCGGGGTCAAGATATCATTGTCGGAACACCCCCAGAATAAGCACACCACACCCACACATCCCAAAAATGTAGTGATCTTTTTCATGCCTGTAAATATAGTTTACATTTTGGGACTTAACGAGAAAAAAGAAATTTACTATGTTTTAACTCACTATGTCGAACGTTGAAATCTTTGATACTACTTTTGCAATGACCATCCTTGTGGTCCTTGCACTCGTTGTTCCCACGGCCCTTTTGGTGGCAAACTGGTTCCTGCACCCCGGGAAAATCAAGGGGACCTCGATCAAAGGTACGTCCTACGAATGCGGTGTCGCGCATGTTTCCGGTACTTCGGGTGAACGATATCCCGTAAAGTATTACATGGTCGCCATGTTGTTCCTGGTCTTTGACCTCGAAGTGGCGTTCCTCTACCCCTGGACCGTTCAGTTCCTCAAGGGCGGCTGGGACTTGCTGTTCGTGTTGCTCGGATTCCTCGTGATTCTTGAAGCAGGCTATATCTACCTGGTCAAGAAGGGTATCCTCAACTGGACTCGAATCCAAGACTAAGATTCGGGAAAGAGTATTCTATCTCAACTAAACGAGCGCGGTCCCATGGGGCCGCGCTTGTTTTATGAACAAAACATTTTTCTACTTTATTGACTATGAATAACGCAACGCCTGACTTTAATTCGCAACATTTTGAAGTTGCCGGTTTTATTCGCGAAGTGTTCGGCTATATGGAACGCTTCAAGGGCCAGCTGTTTGTGCTGAAAATCGAGGATGACCTGATGAGTCACCCCCTTTTCCCGGTGCTTATGCGCGACATTGCGCTTTTGCACAAGGCGGGTATCCGCATTATTATCGTGCCGGGTACGCGTAACAGCATCGATGCCCAGCTCAAGGCGTGGGAACTGGAATCCACGTTCCATGCCGGCGTGCGTCTTACCAGCGAAGAGGCCTTGCCCCACATCGAGCAGGCTTCTCTCGGCGTTGCACAGCATATCATGAGCCATCTTACGGCAAGCGGCCTGAGGGGCATTCAGGGTAACTGGGTGCTGGCTCGTAGCATGGGCGTTATCGACGGTGTCGACTACATGCGCACCGGCCGTATCGAACGTATCCAGCGCGATATCCTGGAACAGCTTTTGGAAGAAAAGTTCGTGCCGATTATTCCGCCGATTGGCTGGAACAAGCTCGGACACGCCTACAATATCAGTTCTACTGAATTGGCGACCGAACTTTGCAAATATATGAAGGTGGGTAAGCTCTTCTTCATCGGTAACCAGAACGGTATCAAGCTCGAAGGCCTTGTGACCGGCCGGAACACCAAGTACCTGGAACCCACGGATTCGGGCGTTATTTCGGCTATGGACGTGGACCAGGCCAAGGAACTGTTGGAACTCAATTCCGACCAGCTTGACTTTGCGCAGATGGATTACCTGATGAATGCCATTCGGGCGTGCGAAGCGGGAGCGAACCGTGTTCACTTGCTGAGCGGTGAATTCCAGGGCAGCGTGCTGCAAGAAGTATTCAGCGCCCGCGGTGACGGTACCATGGTGTACGCCAACCAGTACTCCAGTATCAGGCCCGCGAACATCGAAGATATTCCCGATATCCTGCGCATTATGCAGGACTACATCGACAAGGGATTCTTGGTGCCGCGTACCCAGGAAAGCATTTCCGAAAAGCTCAAGGATTACGTTGTCTACAGCATTGACAACAGCATTCACGGCTGTGGCGCCTTGCACGAATTCGAAGACGGTATGGCCGAAGTCGCCGGCATTGCAGTGGGCGCGAATTACCGCAAGTCGGGCATTGGCGACGCCATCGTGCGCCACTTGATTTCTGTCGGCCGCATGAAGGGCTACAAGAAGTTGTTCTTGCTGACGACGCAGGCGCTCGATTGGTTCTACCACTTCGGATTCGAAGATGGTACGGTCAGCGATTTGCCCAAGAGCAAGCGCGAACATTACAACCAGAAACGGAAATCCCGTATCTTGATTCTTCCGCTGGAGAAATAATGAATACTCTTGAAGCTATCAAGACTCGTCGTAGTACCCGCAAGTTCAAGGCGCAGCCAGTGGAACTTGAAAAGTTGCAGACCATCGTGGATGCGGGCCGTTTCGGCCCCACCGGCGGTAATGCGCAGACTAACCATTTCTTCGTGATTTCGGATGCGGCGGTGATTGCAAAGCTCAAGGAACTCGTACAGTCCGCCTTTGCCGCGATGGAACTCCGCGAAGACCTTTACAAGAGTCTCAAGAATTCCATTACGCTTGCCCGTAAGGGCAACTATTCCTTCTGCTATACCGCACCCGTGCTTATCGTGGTCGCAAACAAGAAGGAATACGGCAACAATATGGCCGATGTCGCCTGCGCCGTCGAAAACATGATGCTTGCGGCGAACGAACTCGATCTCGGCAGTTGCTACATCAATCAGCTCAAGTGGCTGAATGAAGACCCGACTTTGCTCGAATACCTGCGCTCCCTCGGCCTTAAGGAAGACGAACGCGTGTACGCTTCCGTCGCCATTGGCTATGCCGATACCGAAAGCGGCCTCCCGAACCGTACGGAATCCCCGCGCATCGGAAACGAAGTCGTATTTGTGTAAACATCCTTTTGGTTAGGACATTTTCTAGTTAGGATATTTTGTCCATACGGAATGCGTCTTGAATGATTCAAGGCGCTTTTTTGTGATGTATATTTTAGCTGGGTTGTTTAAATAAGGGTTGCATGCGCTTCCCTAAAGGGTTGTTTATGCTTAAAAGCATTCTCAGGACTGCGGCAGTGGCCGCTTCCATTTCCGGGGTTTCGTTCTCGTTCGCCGAGACGCTCCCTACTGCAAATCAAATTTTCGAGAAGATGGGTTTCGGCATCAACATCGGTAATACGATGGAAGTGCCGGGGAATCCGACCGGTTGGGGCAACAAGTTCCCGACCGAAGCCTATATCGATTCGGTCAAGGCGGCGGGCTTTAGCACTATTCGCATTCCGTGCGCTTGGGATAGTCATGCGACAAACGGCGTAATTAACGAAAGTTGGATGGATTCGGTGCAGACGGTCGTGGACATGTGCATGCGCGCAGGACTAGTGACCGTCTTGAATATTCACTGGGATGGCGGCTGGCTCGAGGGCAACTTGAGCGACGACAAGAAAGACGAAGTGAATGCAAAGCAGAAGGCTTACTGGACGCAGATTGCAAACCGCTTCAAGAACTATAACGAGCGCCTGCTTTTCGCGAGTGCGAACGAGCCTGCGACTACCGATGACAATTACAAGCACGAAACCGAAATTCTCATGACATACCACCAGACCTTTGTGGATGCCGTGCGCGCCACCGGTGGCAACAATGCAAGCCGTACGCTCGTGATTCAAGGACCGTCGACAAGCGTGGACCGCACTTGCGAAGTCATGCCTGTTTCTAAACTGCCGAAGGACGTGATTGCGGACCGCCTGATGGTCGAGGTGCATTACTACGATCCGTACACTTACACGCTCATGAACGAGCCTGCCGATTGGGGCGCAATCGTGCAACCGCAGTATTACTGGGGTACAGAAGACTTGGCGACTGGCGATGACATCGTACACAACTGCGGCTATAATGCTTGGGCAAATGCCATGGGCGATCCCTGTACAGGCGACCGCATGGACGACCAGTTCGGCAAAATGAAGACGAACTTTGTCGACAAGGGAGTTCCTGTCTTAATCGGCGAATTCGGCGCGAACGACCGCGTGGGAGTTCTGACGGGCGACAAGTATGCCAAGCATCGCAAGGGGCGCCTTGCGTATTATGACTACTTGATGAAATCTGCCTTCAAGCACAAGGTGGTGCCTGTCGCCTGGGATACGGGCCACGAGGGCGAAAACAATATGACGATTATCCGCAGGCAATCGGAACCCGACGGCTCCGTGTTCGATCTGGAAGTTCTGAACATCATGCGTCACGCTTATGGGCTTGCCGATTACGTGAATAACGGAATCACGCATGTCGAAGACTTTGCCAGTCCGACAAAGATTGCTGCGGCGAAGTCGCAGGCCGCAAATTTGGGCCAAATTGTCCGTGTGGGTAATCGTCTCGAAGCGAACGGTAGTATTACTTTGTTTGACATGAACGGTGCGTTGGTGCGCCGCGCTGCCAATAACCTCTCGCTTGAAGGCCTTCCGCTTGGCATCTATTTTGCTAAGTGCAAGGGTAACTTGACTAAGGTAAATCTTAGATAACATTATTTTGTAAAATTACGTTTAATGTCCAAGGAAAATCCAGGTTCCATGAGAATCTGGATTTTTTTGATATATATTCACTCTGTCACATTGAGTGATGAAGAGAAAAAATGTTTCGTTCTGTTTACGCAGTGTTAGGGTCCTTAATGCTGTTAGCCGCAGTGTCGGCTAACGCCTACACGATTAATTATAATCTGAACGGCGGCGTGAACAATCCTGAAAATCCCGAAAGCTATGACGAAGTCGCAGGCCGCTTCGACTTGAAAGATCCTTCTCGCGAAGGCTATTCTTTTTTGGGTTGGTATATTGAATTTTCCGAAGGCGTAGATGTTCCGCCCAACATGTACTACGGGGAATATCAAGATTATTCCATGTATGTACTGGCAAACTACCTCGGCAGCTTTAGCGTGTATGCCAGATGGGGACTCATTCCGCAGACTCCGCAACAAGATGAACGCGGCTGCTACCTGATCTATACGGCCGAAGAACTTTACGGCATTGCAACCGTTTCGATTGCCGATTCAACGGCGTTCTCCAAAAAAGACGATTATAAATTCGAAGGTTGCGTTTCTCTCCAGAACGATATCGTGGTGAACGAGAATCTTCTAGATTCCACCGGCAATTTGTCCAGGGAAGATTATGTGTGGTGGATTCCTTTGAAGTTCAAGGGAACCTTTGAAGGCAATGGCTACAAGATTTCTGGCTTGCGCGGCGGTGACGGATTCTTTGTAACTCTCGGCGACGAAAACGATGTGTGGGGCAAGAATGTCACGGTCGTAAGGAACCTGGGCGTTACGGATTCTTATTTCTCGGGCAGCGATGCTAGCGGAATTGTAGGCAAAGTCGTTGGCCTTGTCCAGATGACGAATGTCTATGCCGATGTCTCTATTCAAGGCTTGCGTTCTACGGTCGCAAGCAGCACTCCCGCAGCCGACAGCGTCCAGTTTGAAATTCACTACGTCTTGAACGGAGGCGAAAACAGCGAACTGAATCCGGCCAGCTATGTCAAGGGCGATTCTGCCATCGTTCTTGCCGACCCGCAAAAAGAAAACGACGAATTCGAAGGCTGGTTCTTGGACGAAGACTTTACGCAGAGAATCGATACCATCAAGACGGAACATTACGGCGATTGGACTCTCTATGCGAAATGGAAGAGCTACTTTGTCGTCGACATCGAAATGAACGGCGGCCAGTTCTATAACGGCACCGAATTCTACAAGCCCCATGTAGTCAAGTGGTCGGCGGATTCTGCGGCCTATGTGCTGGGGAAGGCTTACTGGTCCGGCTTTGAATTTGCGGGTTGGTATGCGGACTCGCTTTTGGAAGAAGAGATTACGGAAATCCCCGCCGGCAATACTGAAGACCTTACGGTTTATGCCAAGTGGAATACGACGGAATATACCATCACGTACCACATGAACGGTGGCGAAAATAACTTGGAAAACTTGACCGCGTTTAACGCAGCCGATGTCGGTTTTGAATACAAGACTCCTACTCGCGAAGGAGCGAAATTTTATCGCTGGACACCGGAAAAACTCAGCTACTATTCGGCGGTTCAGTTGACAGAGAAGAAAAGCGTCGATCTGTTTGCGGAATGGACTCCGGCTCCGCAGATGCCCGCACAAGATACAACGGGTTGCTACCATTTAAAGAACAAGGAAGAACTTTATTGGTTCGCGGGCCTTGTCAACGGCACCTTGGATAGCATCGAGCGCAATCCCAAGGCATGCGCCTCGCTCGACTCCGACATTGTCATCAACGAAAATATATGGCAGGATTCCGCGTTGAATCTCGACGACTCGCTGACCTATTTCGTGTGGGACGCCATCTGGGATTACGAAGGCGTGTTCTCGGGCAATGGCCATTCCATTACGGGCTTACTGGCGAACAGCAGCTGCGGTGACGAACACCTGTTCGCGGGAATGTTCTGCAACGTGAGCAATCACAAGAATGTCGTGAACGTCAAGGTCAATGGTTCCTATGTCCAGGAATTTGGCTACATTGACAACTTCGTCATTACCGGCGGTACCATGCCTGTGCAGCCGACGCACCAAGGCGAATGGCGCGCCGTGGTGGGTGGCAAGAGCGTGAGCCTGTTCGGACTTGCTCCGGGCAAGATGCTTTTCGTGTACGACTTGCAGGGCCGCCTGCTTCGCCGCGAAAGAACGGAACCCATGATGCTCATGGACTTTATGGATGCCGGCAAGTTCCTGATCCGCTACGGAAACGAAACTCGCGCTGTCACGATCCGCTAATTTTGCTATCTTTGGCCCCATGATGGATTTTAAGAAAATGGAAGACGGCTTCCGGATGATTCTGGAAGGCATGGGCGAAAACCCGAATCGCGAAGGTCTTATCGATACGCCCAAGCGTGTCGCCAAGATGTACGCCGAACTCATGACGGGCCTTTCGGGCGAGACACGTGCCGAAGACATTCTCAAGACTCGCTTTCACGAAAAGTACGATGAAATGATTATCGTGCCGGATATCGAGTTTGCAAGCATGTGCGAACACCATTTTCTTCCGTTCACGGGCAAGGCGCATGTGGCCTACATTCCGGGCGATTGCGTCGTTGGCCTTTCCAAGATTCCGCGCGTGGTAGAATTCTATGCTCGCTTCCCGCAGATTCAGGAACGCATGACGCGCCAGATTGCAGAACTCATCCAGAAGGAATTGAATCCGAAGGGCGTCGCGGTTGTTTTGGAAGCGTCTCACATGTGCATGACCATGCGCGGCGTCAAGAAGCCGGGTGCAACCATGGTGACCACACAGCTTTTGGGCCGATTCAAGACTGACGAAAAGACTCGCGCCGAATTCATGTCCAGGATTTACGCTCCTAGGTAAACGTTCTTTCAAAAAACGTGTTAATATTTTTCTGGTTTTAGTCCCCCGCTCTGGTCGGGGGCTTTTAATTTTTTTCAAAATAAGCTAAATGGGGTCGCCCGGCATGTGTAAGAATAACCTTATCCATTATGGATAAATTACATATAAATTAGAACGCGAAAATCTTGCTTTTTGAGCTAATTTCGCCATTTTTGGCTCCTTTTGACTATGGACTTATTGTCCATGGAAACTCGTTTCGGACTGTTTTTTTCGCTTGTTTTTCAAGGTATCTTTAGAATGGTGCTAAGGGAAAGGTATAAAAGGAGTCACAATGAAATCGAAATATTTCAAGAATTTGGCAAAGGGCCTGGTGGTTGCAGGCGCTGCCTTTGCTTTGGTCAACTGCGGCGATGCTGCGGATCAAGTCAATAACGCCGTTGCTGAAGCCCAGCAACAGTACCAGGATCAGCAACAGGGCGGTGGCTTGGCCACTGATCCGGCTACAAATCCCTCACAGACGGTGACTGACCCTGCACAACAGGGGACCGTTACTCCTGTGGATCCGGCAGACCCGAATGCGACTCCGACAGATCCGAATCAGGGTGTGACTGACCCCACTCTGCCTGCAGATTCTACGCAGACTGCTCAGCCCGCAGACACGACTGCCCAGGTGATTCCCCCCGAAGAACTTTGTTTGTCATCTAGCTTGCCCGATGCTTGTGGACCAGGAACGAATCCGCTTCCGACCAGCAGCGCAACAGTTGATCCCGTTGCAAGCAGTGCATCTGCAGAACCTGCTCAGTCCAGCTCCAGCGAAGCCGTAAAGCCGGCCTCCAGCTCTAGCGAAGCAGTCAAGCCCGCCTCCAGCTCTTCTAGCGAACAGGTTGTGTCTTCTTCTAGTGCAGCTCCCAAGGGCGTGTTCCTTGCCAGCGGTAAGGAAGAAGAAAAGGACCAATTGCAGGTCGAATACAAGACGGATACCGGTTGGGATCGCGGTGGCATTCTCGCTTACCCGAAACAGCTTTCTAACGACCAGAAGCACGCCGTCGTGGTGTGGGGCCCGGGTGGTGGTACTAAACCGGGTGCCTACGAAGGCATGATTCGCCGCCTCGCTTCTCACGGCTTTGTGGTGATTGCCCTAAAGGAATCTCCGGGTGATGCTTCTCAGGCTATCAAGGCGATTGACTGGATGGATCGGCAGAACAAGGATTCCAACAGCCCGCTTTACAACAAGCTTGATTTGAACACTGTCGGATGCTCCGGCCACTCCATGGGCGGCCTCGAATCCGAACAGGCCGTCATTAAGGACAAGCGCGTTCTTACCGCATTCCTGAACAACAGTGGCGACTGGAATGGCAACGGTGCGAACAAGGTTCCGACCGATCGCTCCATCGCAATCCTTTACGGCGAAGTTGGTATGGAAAAGGACAACGCCAAGAATGACTATAACAACCAGGGCGTTCGCGCTCCTGCCTGCCTTATCGAAATGAATGGCGGTCCGAGAAACAGTGAAGGTGGCTATGGCCACGGTTCCGGTTCTTGGGATGGCATGGCTGCAACGGTTGCTTGGATGCGCTGGCATCTCGGTGGCGAAACCGAACGCAAGGCCGACTTCGTTGGTTCCACTGGCAAGTATATTGATGGCAGCATCATCGGTAAGCAGGGCCATTGGAAAACCCAGTGCAAGAATTTCTAAGAAACTCCACACTCACTCCTTACACTCCGTCCGAATGGGCGGGGTGTTTTTTATTGACGAAGTCAATTCAAAACGCGGCGCCTCGGTCATGGGCAAGCGCGCTTGCCCGCGACTCTCGGCTTGGGTGTTTTTTTGTGGATTTCATCTTCGTTTATGCCGCAGAAATTAAAAGAATACACCTACATTTTTATTACGGGTTTGTCCGGTGGGCAAAACAAAGCTATCTTAATGCAGTAAACGGAGTTTAGTTCCATGAACGCAGCAATTTTGACGAATGAGTTCCCGCCGGAAATTTATGGCGGTGCAGGTATTCACGTAAAGTTCCTTACGCAGGAACTTGCAAAGCTTTGTCATGTGGAAGCACGTTGCTTTGGCGTGCAAGACGAAGACAAGGACAATATTCGCGCCATCGGTTTTTCTCGCAAGTTGGGTTTGAACCCGCACGATGATCGTTTCCAGAAGATTTTCAAGCCGCTCGACATTAACCTCCAGTGGGCGGCCGCTCTCAAGGATATCGACGTCATTCACTGTCATACATGGTACAGCCATTTTGGCGGCGTGCTCGCTAGCCGTCTTTTGCAGTGCCCGTTGATTCTCACGACGCATTCGCTTGAACCGCACCGTCCGTGGAAGGCCGAGCAGTTGGGCGATGGTGGCTACGCCATGAGCTGCTGGATTGAACGCACCGCTTACGAAGCGGCCGACGGCGTGATTGCCGTGAGCCAGGGCATGAAGCGTGACGTGATGAAACTCTACGGCGTTCCCGAAGACCGCGTGAAGGTGATTTACAACGGTATCGATCCGGACTTTTACGCTCCGACATTCAATGAAAGCATCCTCACCAAGTGGGGTGTCGATCCGAAGCGTCCGTATGTGTTGTTCGTGGGTCGCATTACGCGCCAGAAGGGCATTAGCCAGCTGATCCAGGCGATTCCGCAAATCGACAAGGGCGCCCAGGTGGTGCTCTGCGCCGGTGCTCCGGATACCATTGAACTTGCCGACGAATGCAAGGCTCTCATCGAAGAAGTCCAGAAGACTCGCGATGGCGTGGTCTGGATTCAGGAAGCCGTTCCGCACGAAGAACTCCGCGTGCTTTACAGCCATGCGACCGTGTTTGCAACACCTTCCCTCTACGAACCGTTCGGCATCA contains these protein-coding regions:
- a CDS encoding NADH-quinone oxidoreductase subunit A, with product MSNVEIFDTTFAMTILVVLALVVPTALLVANWFLHPGKIKGTSIKGTSYECGVAHVSGTSGERYPVKYYMVAMLFLVFDLEVAFLYPWTVQFLKGGWDLLFVLLGFLVILEAGYIYLVKKGILNWTRIQD
- the argA gene encoding amino-acid N-acetyltransferase, coding for MNNATPDFNSQHFEVAGFIREVFGYMERFKGQLFVLKIEDDLMSHPLFPVLMRDIALLHKAGIRIIIVPGTRNSIDAQLKAWELESTFHAGVRLTSEEALPHIEQASLGVAQHIMSHLTASGLRGIQGNWVLARSMGVIDGVDYMRTGRIERIQRDILEQLLEEKFVPIIPPIGWNKLGHAYNISSTELATELCKYMKVGKLFFIGNQNGIKLEGLVTGRNTKYLEPTDSGVISAMDVDQAKELLELNSDQLDFAQMDYLMNAIRACEAGANRVHLLSGEFQGSVLQEVFSARGDGTMVYANQYSSIRPANIEDIPDILRIMQDYIDKGFLVPRTQESISEKLKDYVVYSIDNSIHGCGALHEFEDGMAEVAGIAVGANYRKSGIGDAIVRHLISVGRMKGYKKLFLLTTQALDWFYHFGFEDGTVSDLPKSKREHYNQKRKSRILILPLEK
- a CDS encoding FISUMP domain-containing protein, producing MKKITTFLGCVGVVCLFWGCSDNDILTPNGPIAEEPAISSAKESPVASSSSSLTEAPATSSSSINGNSDPTPSSSDGKPGTVTITRDSIVKQDIDLSKIETPNYSSGVFCWSQECETKYAGMTSNPDLQSSSSALSIDIGMSEEAKVPPTISGNTMTDMRDNQSYKLETVAGVRWMAENLRYKTENGSFCEDKEGNDVCAKNKSVYYTYGVAQRVCPMGWRLPTADEVTAAAAAQPDSWWVIGGRFKLDEEGKVSEFGLNDGQGYIWIIQNGSNTSWRIKAYSGEDVEKAFQSSEGPRAYNVRCVEGADVE
- the uvrC gene encoding excinuclease ABC subunit UvrC encodes the protein MISVNEHIQRRLTELPDRPGVYIMKNAQGKIIYIGKAKVLKNRVRSYFDGSEHNGHRAATLMLPHIRDIEWIITESEEEALILEANLIRKHTPKYNVLLKDDKHFPYLAFSVKEPFPRLSLSRSVKKDGRQYYGPYMGSRYIDKLIDISARLFKIRECSMELPAKHPVRPCLNYHIGRCSAPCAGLITQEEYAKDVESTRLMLEGKRDDLIDKWQREMEEASANLDFETAMKKRDAIQALQASGTHQKTDTSDPNLSLDVVTLRRNGDMAAAVILEYRKGVLMGRRHYRLECKLEDDETEIFRQMVLPWYMEAPLIPAEIATDIVLPEDREILEQALSEKAGRKVRFSSPQRGEKLGFLKLAGANADMILVEMRAEVQKYSEIDQSVFELQKVLGLKKTPFRIECVDISHLSGTNTVASLVAFKNGRPDKANYRKFIIKTVEGVDDFASMREVMTRRIRRLENEGVPMPDLWVCDGGKGQVDATMQILKELGHDQDLPLIGLAKRLEEIVFPDDRKSIVLHRTSPALKLLQNARDEAHRFAITYQRSKRKKDLEVEWLKMPGVGHETRVKILSKYRSAEAFMAAPIEDIEILLGKVRGNNLRDQVAKYCADFIRPSGLDDNKDSEG
- a CDS encoding nitroreductase, with the translated sequence MNTLEAIKTRRSTRKFKAQPVELEKLQTIVDAGRFGPTGGNAQTNHFFVISDAAVIAKLKELVQSAFAAMELREDLYKSLKNSITLARKGNYSFCYTAPVLIVVANKKEYGNNMADVACAVENMMLAANELDLGSCYINQLKWLNEDPTLLEYLRSLGLKEDERVYASVAIGYADTESGLPNRTESPRIGNEVVFV